The DNA sequence AACAGAATACGGCACAAAAATGCGAGTCGGAAATCGTGTATCTAAAAAAGGTCGTGTTGGACAAAGAAAACCCAAACGAGATACTGTAGGGGTGAATCCAGATGATATTTAACACAGCACTTAACGATGAATTATGGATTCAAGAAACACAATTTATCCCCAGCCCTAGCCGTTTGTTTCATCTAGAACCAATTGGTATAGGCACAAGTTATGTTGAGAGTCTGACTAGTTATGTTGCTCGTCTAGCCGAAGCTCACAGTGTACCAAGTGGAACTTTATTAGCTAGAGAGGTAAGACCACTAGTCAGACATGACAATGCTACCAATTCCTTGAATTCCTCAAGCACAGTAGCTTTGTATGGGCAAGCTTCTGTAAAAGCTTTAAACGGAACTCAAAGTGGAGCCAAACAACTTGTTAAAGCTCTCGAAGCACTTACAAAACGCACTGACTTACAGTTTTTGACAATGCTACCTTGGGCACAAGTCTTTCCTGTTTTGGGGTTGCTCAAAGATTTTCATGCTTGGTGTCCTTATTGCTATCAAGAGTGGTTGAACAATAAACAGGTCATTTATTCACCTCTACTGTGGGCTTTGAAAGCTGTCAAAATTTGTCCAAATCATCTTCAATTTTTAAAATCTAAATGTCCCCACTGTGAACAAGAATTTTTACCTCTATGGCACAATTCCCGACCTGGATTTTGCTTAAAGTGTGGTCGCTGGTTAGGAATTAAGCCGGAAATGAACGACCAACACAAGCACTTGTTTGAGGAGACAACCAACTCCCAACAAGAAATTTGGAAAGTTCAGACTTTAGGAGAATTAATTCAATTAGCTCCTGAGTTTTCCCATCCACCTTTGAGAGAGACTATTAAAACAATGCTCAAGGCTTATGTACATCAATATACTCAGGGCAATGTTTCCGCTTTTGGTCGTTG is a window from the Scytonema hofmannii PCC 7110 genome containing:
- a CDS encoding TniQ family protein, with the translated sequence MIFNTALNDELWIQETQFIPSPSRLFHLEPIGIGTSYVESLTSYVARLAEAHSVPSGTLLAREVRPLVRHDNATNSLNSSSTVALYGQASVKALNGTQSGAKQLVKALEALTKRTDLQFLTMLPWAQVFPVLGLLKDFHAWCPYCYQEWLNNKQVIYSPLLWALKAVKICPNHLQFLKSKCPHCEQEFLPLWHNSRPGFCLKCGRWLGIKPEMNDQHKHLFEETTNSQQEIWKVQTLGELIQLAPEFSHPPLRETIKTMLKAYVHQYTQGNVSAFGRWLGLSRYEILHWYSGVAIPNLDKLLKICYILETTLVNFLQLKLVPISPNKLASLEANEPIKLTQPALVTSKNTPKPEQVIQAMQLALEEEPPPSLTQLAVRLGFKTYSSLTAISKSLSASIAARYTEYQQQLRHSQIRDLLELSLFGSESPPPSLRKIALRTGIGLATFYHYCPTLCHAISLRYKDYRKFLHKLSIQQGCREVRQLAPVLHAQGITPTAKNLRKFMQNPSSLWHSEVIEVLKQVRRNLE